The proteins below come from a single Kitasatospora sp. NBC_00315 genomic window:
- a CDS encoding DUF5990 family protein, which produces MQIRIEATDLPGRDWTEAPGRPEHRDVRVAVQRRNHPGDLLDARPGDSPAAAWTLLCGPPRTTATGTDFTGPYIQGSPGGRFVYLSWCTPDAAGAVTVFRRAKLMLDAVDPATAEAAVRSGLLVARLRLTDARGGPLCAAVRPPLIEWSAPPS; this is translated from the coding sequence GTGCAGATCCGGATCGAAGCCACCGACCTGCCGGGCCGCGACTGGACGGAGGCCCCCGGCCGCCCCGAGCACCGGGACGTACGGGTCGCCGTCCAGCGCCGCAACCACCCGGGGGACCTGCTGGACGCCCGGCCGGGCGACTCCCCGGCCGCCGCCTGGACCCTGCTCTGCGGGCCACCCCGGACGACGGCGACCGGGACGGACTTCACCGGCCCGTACATCCAGGGGTCTCCCGGTGGCCGGTTCGTCTACCTCTCCTGGTGCACACCGGACGCGGCGGGCGCGGTCACGGTGTTCCGGCGCGCGAAGCTGATGCTCGACGCCGTCGACCCGGCCACCGCCGAGGCCGCCGTGCGCTCCGGGCTGCTGGTCGCCCGCCTGCGCCTCACCGACGCCCGGGGCGGGCCGCTGTGCGCGGCCGTCCGGCCGCCGTTGATCGAGTGGTCCGCGCCGCCGTCCTGA
- a CDS encoding AAA family ATPase, with protein sequence MGTTDEAGGPAARTTVPDDGEGRPRAGLRPRGLVDLRGWTAPHGGAPVLLIYPADAVVIVSGLPGSGKSTLLHRWSADVPVVDPRAVHLACEALMPHWLPYPVYRPWARLEHVRWLRAAVGAGGPLLVHDCGSRRWMRRWLARGCAVQGREVHLVLLDVGAEQALAGQRARGRWARRRVFDRHRRGLDRLLAALPTAGAAAAVAAVAPGTAGTTGTAGAPGTSGTTGAPGTADAAEAAASRLPAVLAEMASVTLLDRVSRERAAAAFDSGPPEPSGPREP encoded by the coding sequence GTGGGTACGACGGACGAGGCGGGCGGCCCGGCGGCGCGGACGACGGTACCGGACGACGGGGAGGGACGACCCCGCGCCGGACTGCGGCCACGCGGCCTGGTGGACCTGCGCGGGTGGACCGCACCGCACGGGGGCGCCCCGGTGCTCCTGATCTACCCGGCGGACGCCGTGGTGATCGTCTCCGGGCTGCCGGGCAGCGGCAAGAGCACCCTGCTCCACCGGTGGTCGGCGGACGTCCCGGTGGTCGATCCGCGCGCCGTGCACCTGGCGTGCGAGGCCCTGATGCCGCACTGGTTGCCCTACCCGGTGTACCGGCCGTGGGCGCGGCTGGAGCACGTCCGGTGGTTGCGGGCGGCGGTCGGCGCGGGCGGGCCGCTGCTGGTGCACGACTGCGGGAGCCGGCGGTGGATGCGCCGGTGGCTGGCCCGTGGTTGCGCCGTGCAGGGACGTGAAGTGCACCTCGTGCTGCTGGACGTCGGGGCGGAGCAGGCCCTGGCCGGCCAGCGGGCTCGCGGCCGGTGGGCGCGGCGCCGCGTCTTCGACCGGCACCGGCGCGGGCTCGACAGGTTGCTGGCCGCCCTGCCGACGGCGGGTGCGGCGGCCGCCGTGGCGGCAGTCGCGCCCGGTACGGCCGGTACGACCGGTACGGCGGGCGCGCCCGGTACGAGCGGTACGACAGGCGCGCCCGGTACGGCCGATGCAGCCGAAGCGGCGGCGTCACGCCTGCCCGCCGTTCTGGCGGAGATGGCCTCGGTGACCCTGCTCGACCGGGTGTCGCGCGAGCGCGCCGCCGCCGCGTTCGACTCCGGGCCGCCTGAGCCGTCCGGGCCACGTGAGCCGTGA
- a CDS encoding glycosyltransferase, producing MPRVVVVSPPFSSHAQPLTVLGAALREAGAEVHLACAPAFAGPAHEAGLGFAELTVTRNANHGIAERTVQDHAEAARLTEFLAATREGAVPALLTQARHRRADLLADPERVLADLADLHDRLRPDWYLVDQLSYPVTLALHCLGLPFATFCPGHPSYLPSTPDAFFGLPYAWPKSLRPSAARLAELRTTVEANDLAFTRLFTRFVGEHAPGAAVPGRAFALCSPHAVVFNYPRLRWLPAPPAGPAALYAGHCTRPDGPNGGLDPQWAQAVRLLGARERPIVLVALGTFLSARDDVLRGVAEGVLRHAGDVSLIMAAGARVDALRDSPALRAAGPDRVRVAASVPQQALLPHVGAMVHHGGNNSFTECLRAGVPAVLLPFSSDQFAVAHDAELAGAGICLDPNTLRPQALGAAVAALLARPPEADLGVTGPTEPTGPSGLSRPPEPSGLSRLTAEVRAHGPEWAAERLLAVMDRATTAPD from the coding sequence GTGCCCCGTGTCGTCGTGGTGAGCCCGCCGTTCAGCTCGCACGCGCAGCCGCTCACCGTGCTCGGCGCCGCCCTGCGTGAGGCGGGCGCCGAGGTGCATCTCGCGTGCGCCCCGGCGTTCGCCGGGCCGGCGCACGAGGCGGGCCTGGGCTTCGCCGAGCTGACCGTGACCCGCAACGCCAACCACGGCATCGCCGAGCGCACCGTCCAGGACCACGCCGAGGCCGCCCGGCTGACGGAGTTCCTGGCCGCCACCCGCGAGGGCGCCGTGCCCGCCCTGCTCACCCAGGCGCGGCACCGCCGGGCCGACCTGCTGGCCGATCCGGAGCGGGTGCTGGCCGACCTGGCCGACCTGCACGACCGGCTGCGCCCCGACTGGTACCTCGTGGACCAGCTGAGCTACCCCGTGACGCTGGCCCTTCACTGTCTCGGCCTGCCGTTCGCGACCTTCTGCCCGGGCCATCCGAGCTACCTGCCCAGCACCCCCGACGCGTTCTTCGGTCTGCCGTACGCCTGGCCGAAGTCCCTGCGCCCGTCGGCCGCCCGGCTCGCGGAACTGCGCACCACCGTCGAGGCCAACGACCTCGCCTTCACCCGGTTGTTCACCCGATTCGTCGGCGAGCACGCGCCCGGCGCGGCCGTCCCGGGCAGGGCGTTCGCGCTCTGTTCGCCGCACGCGGTCGTCTTCAACTACCCGAGGCTGAGGTGGCTGCCGGCCCCACCCGCCGGCCCGGCCGCGCTCTACGCCGGGCACTGCACCCGGCCCGACGGCCCGAACGGCGGACTGGACCCGCAGTGGGCGCAGGCGGTGCGCCTACTGGGTGCCCGCGAGCGGCCGATCGTGCTCGTCGCGCTCGGCACGTTCCTCTCCGCACGGGACGACGTGCTGCGGGGTGTGGCCGAAGGCGTTCTGCGGCACGCGGGCGACGTCTCACTGATCATGGCGGCGGGCGCCCGGGTCGACGCCCTGCGGGACTCCCCGGCGCTCCGCGCAGCGGGCCCGGACCGGGTGCGGGTCGCGGCTTCGGTGCCGCAGCAGGCCCTGCTGCCCCATGTCGGAGCGATGGTGCACCACGGCGGGAACAACTCCTTCACCGAGTGCCTGCGAGCCGGGGTTCCCGCCGTGCTCCTGCCGTTCTCCAGTGACCAGTTCGCCGTCGCGCACGACGCCGAACTGGCCGGTGCGGGAATCTGCCTGGACCCAAACACCCTCCGGCCGCAGGCCCTCGGCGCCGCCGTGGCCGCACTGCTCGCGCGGCCGCCGGAGGCCGACCTCGGGGTGACCGGACCGACCGAACCGACTGGACCATCCGGGCTGAGCAGGCCGCCCGAACCGTCCGGGCTGAGCAGGCTGACCGCCGAGGTACGGGCGCACGGTCCGGAGTGGGCGGCGGAGCGCCTGCTCGCCGTGATGGACCGCGCGACGACCGCACCCGACTGA
- a CDS encoding glycosyltransferase, whose product MEPAVDPGEAVDDRPPSPLAARSGAEEDPLVRLRQTFWCGRPDHPRRDRSDLPVDPGGDLLTLLARAEYGPGGPGRAELPAADRWTAELRRACREGRPPAPAHLLAWPAQPGAGRVPGSAEQQTALAEAWALAVAGPGRGRGTAALRSRLLAASPAEAAFLLDLADAHGLRPLRPAEAAVWTAAGRPARHAAWRYLSGLPGGERLLPAPGPAGVDPYERLLLAAARRRAGADDGPGSAFRTAFPVPRGAERPGLVVAQSMLLGRLDAPGQGLSGGLSVLLGGLGDALACTDGVARVLTLVTAAGPELATGLPLLDRRTPDHWVLRLPVDGDEPPAPRTVAAHRAALAWWAALLLRGLGRPVDVVHVRYADDGSLAVAEAAGRIGARLVFTVTPDPHRTVRERYAGLAPQPDPALGPALREDLHRIFVADRLVERADTVVAIAGREGAAPGLVRHFPQLGPEHRTRPPAAPPEGIAPLRPESGDGRRRRALLTGLFGSGTGPGGPEVREEGPVRCPDRLDGVDRALPLMLCVGRLHPVKQQDVLVEAWLEAGLDRSGTLLLIGGSAENPTAVEREMRARIEKLLAGLPRARRRVALRPALANRDVRLLEHALAGTARPGGAVYVCPSAKEEFGIAVLEAMSAGLPAAGPRRGGVPHYLRHGENGFLLDTTSAATLAAGLRTLSAVPREELARLAARGRETVRRDFSVAAMATALAAEYRVREPSVRPERA is encoded by the coding sequence ATGGAACCCGCCGTCGACCCGGGCGAAGCCGTCGACGACCGCCCGCCGTCGCCGCTCGCCGCCCGGTCAGGGGCGGAGGAGGACCCGCTGGTCCGGCTGCGGCAGACCTTCTGGTGCGGGCGGCCGGACCACCCGCGGCGCGATCGATCGGACCTCCCGGTGGACCCGGGCGGTGATCTGCTGACCCTGCTCGCCCGGGCCGAGTACGGCCCGGGCGGCCCCGGCCGGGCGGAGCTTCCGGCCGCCGACCGGTGGACGGCGGAGCTGCGGCGGGCCTGCCGGGAGGGGCGCCCACCGGCGCCGGCGCACCTGCTCGCGTGGCCGGCCCAGCCGGGCGCGGGCCGGGTGCCCGGGAGCGCCGAGCAGCAGACCGCCCTCGCCGAGGCCTGGGCGCTCGCCGTCGCGGGCCCGGGTCGCGGGCGCGGCACGGCGGCACTGCGAAGCCGTCTGCTGGCAGCCTCGCCCGCCGAGGCCGCGTTCCTGCTCGACCTGGCCGACGCGCACGGCCTGCGGCCACTGCGCCCGGCCGAGGCGGCGGTGTGGACGGCGGCCGGGCGGCCCGCCCGCCACGCGGCCTGGCGCTACCTGTCCGGCCTGCCCGGGGGTGAACGGCTGCTGCCCGCGCCCGGCCCGGCCGGGGTGGACCCGTACGAGCGGCTGCTGCTGGCCGCGGCCCGACGGCGGGCCGGGGCGGATGACGGCCCGGGATCCGCGTTCCGCACGGCGTTCCCGGTGCCGCGGGGAGCGGAGCGGCCCGGCCTGGTGGTCGCGCAGTCGATGCTGCTCGGCCGGCTGGACGCTCCGGGCCAGGGCCTGAGCGGCGGCCTGAGCGTGCTGCTCGGCGGCCTCGGCGACGCGCTCGCGTGCACGGACGGGGTGGCCCGGGTCCTGACCCTGGTGACGGCCGCCGGTCCCGAGCTCGCGACCGGCCTACCGCTGCTCGACCGCCGCACTCCGGACCACTGGGTGCTGCGGCTGCCCGTCGACGGGGACGAGCCGCCCGCGCCGCGGACCGTCGCAGCACACCGCGCCGCACTCGCCTGGTGGGCCGCACTGCTGCTGCGCGGGCTCGGGCGGCCGGTGGACGTGGTGCACGTCCGGTACGCCGACGACGGCTCGCTCGCCGTCGCCGAAGCGGCCGGGCGGATCGGCGCCCGGCTGGTGTTCACCGTCACGCCGGATCCGCACCGGACCGTCCGGGAGCGCTACGCCGGACTGGCGCCGCAACCGGATCCCGCGCTCGGACCGGCGCTCCGCGAGGACCTGCACCGGATCTTCGTCGCCGACCGCCTGGTCGAGCGGGCCGACACCGTGGTCGCCATCGCCGGTCGCGAGGGTGCGGCACCCGGGCTGGTCCGGCACTTCCCGCAGCTCGGGCCGGAACACCGCACCCGGCCGCCGGCCGCGCCGCCCGAGGGGATCGCGCCTCTGCGCCCCGAATCCGGTGACGGCCGCCGCCGTCGGGCCCTGCTCACCGGGCTCTTCGGCAGCGGGACGGGGCCGGGCGGCCCCGAGGTCCGGGAGGAGGGTCCGGTCCGCTGCCCGGACCGGTTGGACGGCGTCGACCGGGCGCTCCCGCTGATGCTCTGCGTGGGCCGGCTCCATCCCGTCAAGCAGCAGGACGTCCTGGTCGAGGCATGGCTGGAGGCAGGGTTGGACCGAAGCGGAACGCTGCTGCTGATCGGCGGCTCGGCGGAGAACCCGACCGCGGTGGAGCGTGAGATGCGGGCTCGGATCGAGAAACTCCTCGCCGGGCTCCCGCGGGCCCGGCGCCGAGTGGCGCTCCGGCCCGCGCTGGCCAACCGGGACGTCCGGCTGCTGGAGCACGCCCTGGCCGGGACGGCTCGGCCCGGCGGCGCCGTGTACGTGTGCCCGAGCGCCAAGGAGGAGTTCGGCATCGCGGTGCTGGAGGCGATGAGCGCGGGCCTTCCGGCGGCCGGTCCGCGGCGCGGCGGGGTGCCGCACTACCTGCGGCACGGCGAGAACGGTTTTCTGCTCGACACCACCTCGGCCGCGACTCTCGCGGCCGGTCTCCGGACCCTGTCGGCGGTGCCCCGGGAGGAGCTGGCGAGGCTCGCGGCGCGTGGCCGGGAGACCGTCCGCCGGGACTTCTCGGTCGCCGCCATGGCGACCGCCTTGGCCGCCGAGTACCGCGTTCGGGAGCCGTCCGTGCGGCCGGAGCGGGCCTGA
- a CDS encoding RNA polymerase sigma factor, whose translation MAPAATPLLSLGVRPARAAAPSADAESFPDLRACERLVRQVALRLLGDAGEAEDVTQQVLLAVWQGRHRWRADRGSTAAWLNGIARHKAADALAARARRRRLLDLLDARAVRAERRDEPALVVDRVLLERELAGLTALQGTVIRLVYYGDLTHDQVAERTGLPLGTVKSHLRRGLEQLRRRIAEHPAERV comes from the coding sequence ATGGCACCGGCGGCGACACCGCTGCTGTCCCTGGGGGTCAGGCCGGCCCGGGCCGCGGCGCCCTCGGCCGACGCCGAGTCGTTCCCCGACCTGCGGGCCTGCGAGCGCCTGGTCCGACAGGTCGCCCTGCGGTTGCTCGGGGACGCCGGCGAGGCCGAGGACGTCACCCAGCAGGTGCTTCTGGCCGTATGGCAGGGCCGGCACCGGTGGCGCGCCGACCGCGGCAGCACCGCGGCCTGGCTGAACGGCATCGCCCGGCACAAGGCGGCCGACGCCCTCGCGGCCAGGGCCCGGCGGCGCAGGCTGCTCGACCTGCTCGACGCGCGGGCCGTGCGGGCCGAGCGGCGCGACGAACCGGCCCTGGTCGTCGACCGGGTCCTGTTGGAGCGCGAACTGGCCGGACTCACCGCGCTCCAGGGCACGGTGATCCGACTCGTCTACTACGGCGACCTGACACACGATCAGGTGGCCGAGCGCACGGGGCTGCCGCTCGGCACCGTCAAGAGCCACCTCCGGCGCGGCCTGGAACAGCTCCGGCGGCGGATCGCCGAGCACCCCGCCGAGCGGGTGTGA
- a CDS encoding oxygenase MpaB family protein has translation MDDPAGFGRPEIPDGGLFDPRSVSWRVHGDPAMALAGLRALFLQALHPLAMAGVAEHSAFREDPWGRLYRTAFFIGAVTYGTGEEARQVVDRVRRVHGRVHGTDPVTGRAYRADDPELLVWVHCSEVDSFLEVARRSGLRLSDAEADAYLREQAAVARLVGVPEDFPVPDTSAGLAAYFRRVRPDLLVTPAARDAVRFAFLPPLPAWARWTTPARPAWCGVAGLAFALLPAWARRMYGLPGLSVTDLAATAEARALRSVLLRLPRGWREGPHLVAARERWPVLPG, from the coding sequence ATGGACGACCCCGCCGGATTCGGGCGGCCGGAGATCCCCGACGGGGGCCTGTTCGACCCGCGGTCGGTCTCCTGGCGGGTGCACGGCGACCCGGCGATGGCCCTGGCCGGCCTGCGGGCTCTCTTTCTCCAGGCCCTGCACCCGCTGGCCATGGCCGGGGTCGCCGAGCACTCGGCCTTCCGCGAGGACCCGTGGGGGCGCCTGTACCGGACGGCCTTCTTCATCGGCGCGGTGACGTACGGGACGGGCGAGGAGGCCCGGCAGGTGGTGGACCGGGTCCGCCGGGTGCACGGCAGGGTGCACGGAACCGACCCGGTGACCGGCCGGGCGTACCGGGCCGACGACCCGGAACTGCTGGTGTGGGTGCACTGCAGCGAGGTCGACTCGTTCCTGGAGGTGGCCCGGCGCTCCGGGCTGCGGCTGTCGGATGCGGAGGCCGACGCGTACCTCCGGGAACAGGCCGCGGTGGCCCGGCTGGTCGGTGTCCCGGAGGACTTCCCCGTACCTGACACGTCGGCCGGGCTGGCGGCCTACTTCCGCCGGGTGCGCCCGGATCTGCTGGTCACCCCGGCCGCCCGGGACGCGGTCAGGTTCGCCTTCCTCCCGCCGCTTCCGGCCTGGGCCCGATGGACGACACCCGCGCGGCCGGCCTGGTGCGGGGTGGCCGGGCTCGCCTTCGCGCTGCTGCCCGCCTGGGCGCGCCGGATGTACGGGCTGCCGGGCCTGTCCGTGACCGATCTGGCGGCCACCGCGGAGGCGCGGGCGCTGCGCTCGGTCCTGCTCAGGCTGCCGCGCGGCTGGCGCGAGGGGCCGCACCTGGTCGCGGCCCGGGAGCGGTGGCCGGTGCTGCCGGGCTGA
- a CDS encoding SRPBCC family protein yields the protein MVAVRRSFTVDRPVEAVLGYLADFGNTREWDPGTESCTRLDEGPIRVGSRWHNVSRFRGRTTELSYRLVRHEPARLTFVGENRTVTATDDITLSARGDRTEIVYDARLRFKGVARLVAPLLKGEFERLADGVERTLPAVLGAS from the coding sequence ATGGTCGCGGTACGGCGGAGCTTCACGGTGGACCGTCCGGTGGAAGCGGTGCTCGGCTACCTCGCGGATTTCGGGAACACCCGGGAGTGGGATCCCGGCACCGAGAGCTGCACCCGGCTGGACGAGGGGCCGATCCGGGTCGGCTCGCGCTGGCACAACGTGTCGCGGTTCCGGGGACGGACCACCGAGCTCTCCTACCGCCTGGTGCGCCACGAGCCGGCCAGGCTGACCTTCGTCGGCGAGAACCGCACCGTGACGGCGACCGACGACATCACCCTGAGCGCCCGGGGCGACCGCACCGAGATCGTGTACGACGCCCGGCTGAGGTTCAAGGGGGTCGCCAGGCTGGTCGCGCCCCTCCTGAAGGGCGAGTTCGAGCGCCTCGCGGACGGCGTCGAGCGGACCCTCCCCGCGGTGCTCGGCGCGAGCTGA
- a CDS encoding SDR family NAD(P)-dependent oxidoreductase, with protein MEIAGLRLLVVGATGVIGGALTALAAERGARTAVAGRDPARLAAVAAAVGAGPGLRFDAYDLDGCAALASRAAAALGGLDAVVTAFGTVAFGRAEECSDAVDEHLLTVNALAPVAVLRGALAVLPPGGALAAVTGAVVSTPTAGMAGYGASKAALAAWLDAVRLEQRRHRITVLDARLPHLDTGFAGRAVAGQAPRLPAGADLPAYLAALLDGLRTGAARLEAGAPGGGPLLSR; from the coding sequence ATGGAGATCGCTGGACTGCGCCTGCTCGTGGTGGGCGCCACCGGAGTGATCGGCGGGGCGCTCACCGCGCTGGCCGCCGAGCGCGGCGCCCGGACGGCGGTGGCCGGTCGCGACCCCGCACGGCTGGCGGCCGTGGCGGCCGCCGTCGGCGCGGGCCCGGGACTGCGGTTCGACGCGTACGACCTGGACGGCTGCGCCGCCCTGGCGAGCCGTGCGGCGGCCGCCCTGGGCGGTCTCGACGCCGTGGTGACCGCCTTCGGCACGGTCGCCTTCGGCCGGGCCGAGGAGTGCTCCGACGCCGTGGACGAGCACCTGCTCACGGTGAACGCCCTCGCGCCCGTCGCCGTCCTGCGCGGCGCTCTCGCGGTACTGCCGCCCGGCGGCGCGCTGGCGGCCGTGACCGGAGCCGTGGTCAGCACGCCGACCGCCGGGATGGCCGGGTACGGAGCGTCCAAGGCCGCACTGGCGGCCTGGCTGGACGCCGTCCGGCTGGAGCAGCGACGGCACCGGATCACCGTGCTCGACGCGCGCCTTCCGCATCTGGACACCGGTTTCGCCGGCCGGGCGGTGGCGGGGCAGGCCCCGCGACTGCCCGCGGGGGCGGATCTCCCGGCCTACCTGGCCGCCCTGCTCGACGGCCTCCGCACGGGCGCTGCCCGGCTGGAGGCCGGCGCCCCCGGCGGCGGGCCGCTGCTCTCGCGGTGA
- a CDS encoding NAD(P)/FAD-dependent oxidoreductase, with protein MRPQTDVDVIVVGAGLAGLACAQDLTAEGLRVRVLEGSDAVGGRMRTDLVRGFRLDRGFQVFNTAYPQVRRRIDLRALRLRPFTPGFVLAGKRGRFRFADPTRRPDLAADLLPGRLAPARDMIALGLLSARDMVLPAAVLRHGADVTAARALAAAFSAGTVDSVLRPFLAGVFLEDDLETSSRMFHLVWRSMLRGTLCLPAEGIGAVPAQLAGRLPPGAVRLETRVADLTDGGVRLADGTEHAAPVVVVATEPAEAGRLLPALEVPATRAVTTLYHAAPASPLREPTLLVDSDRVLLNSVVLSEVVPGCSGDGRSLVSTSVLGAGADGPDEAVVRGRLAELYETDTADWEHLADYRIPAALPAMPAPHPLSRSTRAGVGRYVCGDHRATGSVQGALASGARAAREVLTDWDARVRAEAAAR; from the coding sequence GTGCGGCCCCAGACAGACGTGGACGTCATCGTGGTCGGGGCCGGTCTCGCCGGCCTGGCCTGCGCACAGGATCTGACGGCGGAGGGCCTGCGGGTCCGGGTGCTGGAGGGCTCGGACGCGGTCGGTGGCCGGATGCGGACCGACCTGGTGCGGGGGTTCCGGCTCGACCGGGGGTTCCAGGTGTTCAACACCGCGTACCCCCAGGTACGGCGGCGGATCGACCTCCGGGCACTGCGGCTACGGCCGTTCACGCCGGGCTTCGTCCTGGCCGGGAAGCGCGGCCGGTTCCGCTTCGCCGACCCCACCCGCCGGCCGGACCTGGCGGCGGATCTGCTCCCCGGGCGGCTGGCTCCGGCCCGCGACATGATCGCCCTCGGCCTGCTGAGCGCACGTGACATGGTGCTGCCCGCCGCCGTACTGCGCCATGGCGCGGACGTCACGGCGGCCCGCGCGCTGGCGGCCGCCTTCTCCGCCGGGACGGTGGACTCGGTGCTGCGGCCGTTCCTGGCCGGAGTGTTCCTGGAGGACGACCTGGAGACGTCCAGCCGGATGTTCCACCTGGTCTGGCGCAGCATGCTGCGCGGGACGCTCTGCCTCCCGGCCGAGGGCATCGGGGCGGTGCCGGCCCAGTTGGCGGGGCGGCTGCCACCCGGCGCCGTGCGGTTGGAGACGCGGGTGGCGGACCTGACCGACGGGGGCGTCCGGCTGGCGGACGGAACGGAGCACGCCGCGCCGGTCGTCGTGGTCGCCACCGAGCCGGCCGAGGCGGGGCGCCTGCTGCCGGCCCTGGAGGTTCCGGCGACGCGGGCGGTGACCACGCTCTACCACGCGGCCCCGGCCAGTCCGCTGCGCGAGCCGACCCTGCTGGTGGACTCCGACCGGGTGCTGCTGAACAGCGTGGTGCTCTCGGAGGTCGTCCCGGGCTGCTCCGGTGACGGCCGGTCGCTGGTGTCGACCTCCGTCCTCGGGGCCGGGGCGGACGGCCCGGACGAGGCGGTGGTCCGGGGTCGGCTGGCCGAGTTGTACGAGACGGACACCGCCGACTGGGAGCACCTGGCCGACTACCGGATCCCTGCCGCGCTTCCCGCGATGCCGGCGCCGCACCCGCTCAGCCGGAGCACCAGGGCAGGCGTCGGCCGCTACGTCTGCGGCGACCACCGCGCCACCGGATCGGTCCAGGGGGCGCTGGCCTCGGGCGCCCGGGCAGCCCGTGAGGTGCTGACCGACTGGGACGCCAGGGTCCGGGCGGAAGCAGCCGCGCGGTAG
- a CDS encoding DUF4383 domain-containing protein produces the protein MDFRDELPVDHRLARVYRVGAGLCGAALLVFGCLGLTDGLAYFSTHGERIAGLSSNGLLSLISIVFAVVLIAGAVIGGNVASTVNIVVGTLFVLSGFVNLALLDSGANFLAFGMSNVVFSFVTGLVIATFGMYGRVSSKLPHDNPYWQRRHPQPGASEARRPVAITPRPAGTGLGRTSL, from the coding sequence ATGGACTTTCGCGACGAACTCCCGGTCGACCACCGGCTCGCCCGGGTCTACCGCGTCGGTGCGGGCCTCTGCGGCGCAGCCCTGCTGGTCTTCGGCTGTCTCGGCCTCACCGACGGTCTCGCGTACTTCAGCACCCACGGCGAGCGGATCGCCGGGCTGTCCAGCAACGGACTGCTGAGCCTGATCTCCATCGTCTTCGCGGTCGTCCTGATCGCCGGCGCGGTGATCGGCGGGAACGTGGCCTCGACCGTGAACATCGTGGTCGGCACCCTGTTCGTCCTCAGCGGCTTCGTCAACCTCGCGCTGCTGGACTCCGGCGCCAACTTCCTCGCCTTCGGCATGTCGAACGTCGTCTTCAGCTTCGTGACCGGCCTGGTGATCGCGACCTTCGGGATGTACGGCCGGGTCAGCAGCAAGCTCCCGCACGACAACCCCTACTGGCAGCGCCGCCACCCGCAGCCCGGCGCCAGCGAGGCGCGGCGTCCGGTGGCGATCACGCCCCGGCCCGCCGGGACGGGGCTCGGCCGGACCTCCCTCTGA
- a CDS encoding VOC family protein → MTDSATQGIKTVLHPVSDLAKAKGVYAALLGVAPQTDESYYVGFEAAGQQIGLVPAGGPQSPAGPVAYWHVPDIEAKLAEVVAAGATVQEPAHDVGGGRLVATVTDLDGNVLGLLQDQ, encoded by the coding sequence ATGACCGACTCTGCCACCCAGGGAATCAAGACCGTCCTGCATCCCGTCTCCGACCTGGCGAAGGCCAAGGGGGTGTACGCCGCCCTGCTCGGCGTGGCGCCGCAGACCGACGAGTCCTACTACGTCGGTTTCGAGGCCGCCGGGCAGCAGATCGGGCTGGTACCGGCCGGCGGACCGCAGAGCCCGGCCGGGCCGGTGGCCTACTGGCACGTGCCGGACATCGAGGCGAAGCTGGCGGAGGTCGTCGCCGCGGGCGCCACCGTCCAGGAGCCCGCGCACGACGTGGGCGGCGGCCGCCTGGTGGCGACCGTGACGGACCTCGACGGCAACGTCCTCGGGCTGCTCCAGGACCAGTGA